The nucleotide sequence TGGATTGATTTCCTATGCCCCTATCCTGTAGGAAAATAAACATAAGCTCATACCtcatgctttattttttttacctttgaGAAGCCCAATGCACTCTCTTCCTTTCTCCCTCTAGTTTCTCTCTAGCACAAACAATTTTCTTTAGAATTCCCATGTTTTGATTTCTCGTGAACCATCCAAACACACCAATTCTAGTATGCTTTGGAACTCTGTAGGATTATGTTGAACATGACATCCTCTTCATGCATTTTCATGTTTGCATGTTTTCAGAGTCCTGCCTTCCAAAGGAGCCATGACTGTTTATGAAAAGCACCtataagaaaaaggaaaacatacATGGCAGTTTGCACTACTATATTAATATTTTTCACTGGCTAGAAGCTTTCCTTTCCActggttaccaaccgggactaaagatcatatatgcccattaccctttttaaccgggactaaagatcatctttagtcccgatttttgttgcaaccgggactatcgtggaattcggccgatcgacgaaagatggtttctccaccagtgtacatGCATTGATTTGACAACACAACACCTAGTTAAGTCTAAAAGGGTTTACACCATCTATTTCTAAATACTCCCACCATCCCAATATAAGGCTGTAGTTAGTTCCtggccaaaattaaaagtttgaagaaattaaaacgatgtaacggaaaagttgaaagtttgtgtgtgtaggaaagttcgatgtgacagaaaagttggaagtttgaagaaaaaagttagaatctaaacagggcctaactaCAATCTGCttctcccttcgtcccaaaatataacaacttttagcactTAGGATTTTTCCCAAATTATACAAACTTCTCCatcaacattctcttctcaaccaatcacaacccccaccattcacttttctcacctacattcacttctcaaccaatcataactcCTTCCTATTTAATTCTACGTACTCTCTTAATAATCGTATCCAACTCGAAAACTctctatattctgggacggagggagtattatagaTGTGATGTATCCTACGAATTCGAACATGCaactgtccagattcatataTAGTCCTATAATATGTTACATCTGATGTAGTTTACACTTATATTGAGACTGAGCTAGTAGAACTACAATAGAGTTTTCGCTACCCacttaaatttaactttatttcacaatccatgattacatgactaactaattatatgtatggatgctatattcctagaatcaaaatctaacaaaaacaagttcaaattcagttcaaacttgctttgaactagttagtaaagtagttaatgttaattcctaagtaattgaaaaagtttcatactcatttgaattgggtatatactcaatttcaacaatggtgcctgggcaccatggagcaccaaacaaatttaatatatatatatatatatatatatatatatatatatatatatatatatatatatatatatatatatatatatatatatatatatatatatatatatatatatatatatatccacaaACGTGTCTTTTTAACCCACAAAGTGGAGGTCCAATTATAAATACATGAATCTCACTAAAATTTCTACGGAACAACCTCATtatttcgcttatacttatgattataagccaaaatttaaaattaaattttgaagttgattttgtggTTCTTCATCATAATTAATTTTATAGCATTTGCTTTTGAATCAATAaggacacgtatataaaagtttttagtcaaaaattatttttcactaATAAATAGTGCGAATAAGTATAAGCATCAGTAGAAGTTTCAATTGTTGATGTAGTTGAATGTATACACATTCGAtggttatttttttcttcaaagtgTACTTAGCAGGAATCAACGGATTCGTTCTGTGGTCAGAAGATTAATGAGAAACTAATTGGAGAGAATCTATTTTATACGATTGAGTTTGCCATGGTTCTATAATTTACAACTGAGTTTGTCTACTTCTATTATGTGCCATCAGGTTTTAAGTTTCTTCTATGGGGCTGTTTAGATTGATATCATTTTaaaccatactattttttataaaGTTGCTAAAGATATACATAAATTTGGTTTCATGCCAAACATTGGTAAATAcgtaagaaatcctgccaaaatttggtaaggtttatcatggctacaatctgaacaacccCTATAATTTGCCACTGCCGTCAGTCCTTTCGAAAAGACATAATTACCCATAATCCATGGGCGGCATGCCctctcactggtggagaaagcatTTTTCCTCCCGGTTAGTAGCGATCCGGGACTAAATAtgagtatctttagtcccgaatgaaataatcgggactaaatatccatctttagtcccggttggtatcaccaaccgggactaaagatggtagcGCCAGTCCCGGTTGGCCactgtttttttattattttttcccaAATCGAGTTGGAACTGCACAAATCTCTTCCCAAATCAGTTGCTCCCTATATCCCACAAATCTCTTCCCAAACCAAGTTGCTCCctatatccccaaatcaaaatcaaagtATCATCACAAACATaagattcacatcacaaattctcaagAAAAAATACATCTCAAATTctaaaagaaatacatcacaaattataCATTACATATCCAATGGATCACAAGTTAAcaacttctaaaaattctcaGATCCAATGAATCACAACATCTAAAAATTCTCAGATCcatcacaaattcttaaaaaaaaatcgaggcCGCCAacgcggcctcgccgccgcccgccgcccgccagcgCGGCCACGCCACCGCCCGCCAGCGCGGCCACGCTGCCGCCCGCCCGCACGGCCACACCACCGCTCGCCAgcgcggccacgccgccgctctcccatccgccgccgccagcccgcccTCCGCACGGCCCGCCGACTCCAGCTGCcctcccatccgccgccgcccgcccgccctccgcgcggcctgctgcgccagccgccgccacccggaCTCAGCCgcctggagaggaggaggcggtgaggGGTAGGAGAGGTGAAggggaaggaagaagggagatgactgagatggagagaggagaggccgTGTTAATTTAATGCatgagaggggagaggaagggggaggggataaGATCGATGACGACGCCTATCGACCGAGACAGTGGCGCGTGGCTCGGGGTGaagtttagtcccggttgtttataccaaccgggactaaagataattggGGCCCTAACTTGTCCCGATATTTtgttgaaccgggactaaaaatgatctttagtcccggttcaaaatttttttaaccggcactaaaaatgatctttagtcccgggtcctattcgaaccgggactattgtggattttaggcgaccgaccaaagatggtttctccagtaatGTCTGTTCATGTAGGTACACAAATACTACTCAATAACATTATAAGAAACTATCCACCATGCAAACAAGTTTGGCGATATAAATCACTTTTTAAGGGTGTCGACGAACTTTTCCCCTTGGCGACGCAATGCTTTTAACTGGCCCTTGTAATACTCCGACCTATTGGTCGCATGATATCTTTGCTCGCCGAGCTCCGGTAGTGGCTTCACCACTCCAGCGATGCACGCGTCCTGGAACACCACGACGGTAACCCGGTCCTTGTCGGTGTCAACGACCACCCTGTGGAACACGCTCTTGTAGTAGCCATTGGTGAGAACCTCGAGGATCTCGCCGACGTTAATGACGAAGGCACCCGGCAGCGGCCGCACAGGTCGCCACCGGCCGTCCTTGCTAACCTGCAGGCCCGGCGTGTCATTGACTTGCAGCAACAGCGTCAGCCCGAAGCCGTCGGAGTGCGGCGCAATGCCCATCACCTTCTCCGGATGGCGGCAAGGAGGGTAGCGCTGCAGGGCCATCCTCTGCCGCcaggggcggatctagaaataaaaaattggggttggggttggggggctcaattacacagtttcgTCAACCTCTAGTTATTTAGGGACTTTTAGTTTATCATTCataatgaaaaaattgaaagggTGCTATGGAAGGTATCCATGGGTCTTATGGGTGCAGGGGGGACTCGAGTTGGATCCGCCACTGTCTGCCGCTTCCCGCGGAAGGCAGCAAGCAGTGTTTCCTGCTCAATTAACTCCCAGGTCTCTGGCCATGAAGCCGAGTAGTCGCATTGCCAGACACATCTCCATTGCGTATTTGTTAACTGAATTCCTGAACAATCCATAGTAAAAGAAGAACTGATGAATTTGTGAAACTAAATTATTTAAGCTGGAAATTTATAACTAAACAAGGACGGAAGAGGGACCTCAATGTGGGTGGGTTACTAGGCCAAAATTCGAGATTTATTCCCACGACTGGCTGCGTTCTAATGATCAAGTTCTCTGTCCAATCCAGTTTATCGGTTGATGATCTGAAGTGATGGCCGAATCCTTCAACGCCGCCAGGACGGACAGCCACCGCGTTCATGTCCTCCAGGGGTAGCTCGAAGAACTGTACCGTGTTATCTTTCATTTTCTGTATCACTGCTTCATCAACTCCATGGTTTACGAGCTGTAGAAAAGTTGCAAGATTTGATGCAAGAAGTACATTCAGATTTGTTTAAAATTCCAGGAaataatttatgattttttaaatatttcaaaTGACTTAAGGCGATGAGCTTTTAATTTGCACATTAGTTTTAACTTGTTGAACGAAATTATACATAAAGATATGCACCATCATATTGAACtaattatgtatatatatttatttatttcaatttattttataattaagtCGCACACCTAATTCAAGAAAATCTTAAATCAAGGGGGGAAGAAACCTTTACACTCATTTGGTGCAGCCCATAAGTTTGAAAACGTTGGGAATTTTCCAAAATAGACAAAATTAGTGTTTCGCTCATAATTGGTGGATTGGGTTAGCTACTTAGCTTAGCTAATAACCTGGAAGAAACCCCAGCTCCGACACGCAGAGCCAAGCCAAGCGATCTCCTCCTCCCTGTGCTCAGGATCGAGCAGCCTCGCCATGTCTACCACCGGCAGCTCGAGGctctcgtcgtcggcgccgccaacGACTTCGCCGGCCgggacctcgccggcgcggacGTAGCTGTCCGGGATCTGCAGGTGGGGATCCGCGAACGCCATGGCTGTGGCCTCCGTGATGATGTCCCTGTTGATGATCTTGAAGCCTTCCATTGATATGTCAGCGACCAATCGCTTGACTGATCGTCTACAAGTCTACAACAGCTAATCAAGGTCCTCCAAAGCTAATGGCTAGTTCCGAGATCACGGctactataaatatataataaagcGTAAAGAGTAGTACATAAGCGGGGGAAAATATATAGTGAAAACTTAGAAACTACcattggatcgagaaatggacgtccgagattcatccacgtcaccatgagttaaaatttaactccacTAAAATTTTAATCATGAGTGAATatgcgagttaaattttaactcatggtgatgTAGACGAATCTCGtacgtccatttctcgatccaacggtacTTTCCAGGTTTACACTATATATTTGTTAAATAGTTCCACATTGGTTGTGAAAGGACaaaggacctaagatataagtggggaagcccctcacctcaatggctcgcttttggggtgggaaatgccctttacgatcctacaattggtatcagaggcccgtatacctgatggaccgtgggccTATCCTGTGGGGCCCGTATACGGTGAAGGGGCGGTGAAGAGCTGAGGGACACTAATGTGTGAAGtgggagattgttgaatagtcccacattggttgtggaagggcaaagtACATAAGATATAAATGAGGAGtccctcacctcaatggctagcttttggggtgggaaatgccctttacgatcctacaattcATCTGAAgtgtgtaaaatcaaaggtgttttttattattattctgtgatgaacaattggaaTTAgaaattattggttttgatatttggaatttatttgcgaagtggttttggagatgattggaattTGCAGGTTAATAGGAACTGCTGTATGTGATTTGGTCCAGTCAGACCGGGCTGTgtatgccggtcagactggcggtgATAGAGTGGTCAGACCGTGGATGACGGTgatcgagcggtcagaccggccagcccacggtctgaccggccgacgctgtgtcggttttggTTTTGGGTTGTTTATTTAGATATCCGTGATTGTCTCATATTTATGGtgtctagatggatactatgtgtatgtaatactattgtttgctactaatgagtcaagttggagatagcttggtcttaacgtatggtttctttgtttcatgtgtaggtgacttgatgcctcgggatagtattgccggtgatggatcgaGAGTCGACTTGGTAGTAAGGCGATGTCCGtgatggtcagatatcatgcgggatacttaggctagagttcaatgcatgtgattggtgaagattccatatggcatacgatggaggtatcgtgtgcgtatgggatgcggagtcgaatttagaaggagtccaaatttagtatgattggttatgtaaagtttgtttatTGTACGAGAAGGTTTCCTATGGGGATTAGGActttagtatgagtttggttcgtggctttaggctgcctaccagaagtataaatagagggagcgtgaggcttcccgatatcgcttttgagagcaattgtgttgatagtttagttagggtttcgagtttagtcgagatttttgtaaggagtgttgtttgttgcactttgtaaacacagagagaagcaataaggTTGTTATCTACTTTGAGaatttcttcgatttgtgttttatCATGTTtagcggtctaaccggcgacataccagcggtcagaccggcggacacacggcggtcagaccagcgacAGTGACGACAGGGAGCCGAGGCGACTCCCGGGCGGTCGGACCGATCAATctacaccggtcagaccagcggcacAGGCGCGATCAGACCGACAGATCAACCTCAGTCAAACCGACCTACATCGaaattgagggtaactttttaTTCCACAAAAAGATTGAGTTTTTTGGTATACCAATcattcaccccctctggttggcttagttcttgtgtttcgatcctacaatATTTTCCCCATAAGCGGGCTGACCCGCAAACCTACTTATAACTTAAATAAGTGGTAGCAAACGAATTTTCTTGTTGTGACTCGGCTTGCCGCGTTTAGAGATGCAATTGGATCGACTCATAAACTCATTGATACATCAAATAGTATATAACCCACGAGTCGATTCGCCGGTTACCCGTTAATTTTACGTGTAAGCGGGTTCACGAATTGGCCCACTTGCTTCTCTGGTCAGGAGGCAGGACATCAACTCAATTCTTTATTTACTCTGAAAATTTATGtacaggtatatatatatgatgaaagGTCGATAGAACCGGCGTGATGCATGTTTCCCACGGCAGGAAGGAACCATATTCGATTTTAAAAACTGATTGCATGGAAGATGTAGACGCTTACAAATCATGCAGCACTACATAATACTAATATATCCCGCGTATACGTTCTCTTTTAGAACTTGTTCGATTAGAATCTGATGCACAATAGAAAATCTATGAATATCATTAAACTTATGGTAAAGTTTTATATAGAACATTTCCGAGTGTAAAACTTTATAATCCATCGAAAAACAATTCTTGCCAAATATCCTAATTCCATTTCAAGTGGCTATAGTTATTTAAATTCTTTCCTAGACAGCGTTACTAATCTGTCATGAAAGGTAGATCAACCTAACTAGGTTTGGATTGCTTTCTGCCATAGTGATGAGCTGTAAAcgtctatttttatttttcagaaaCATACACTACTACAGGATATTATCCTGGATGCCGCCCCTTTTGTTTCCTTGCAACCCGCATGAGATAATAGGGGGGACGGTACTAATAaggattatcccgtgcggtcgccTTAAGatgaccgcatggaaaaatcgattttggcGTACGGGCTTTTTAAGTGGACTGCACAGGAAAACTCTTCCCTCCTTACCCTCCCAACCACTTCAAATTTTTTAcatcctctctcttcctttttttcctcttttattATTCCTCaaccactcccctctctctacCTTATCTCCTCCCGGCTtcccacctcctccccaccttAATTAACTCCTACCGGCTTCCCCTCCgatcctcctccccatcccctcctccgtCAACAGCTGGTGTCGGCCACGGACCCTTCCGCGCGCGCAGCGAGGCGGAGGCGTTGTCGGCCGTTCATCGTGCACgttggaggcggaggcgtcgtCGGCCGTTCATCGTGCACGTcgtcaaggcggcggcggcgagcgggcggaACCTCTTCCTGGTCATCATCCTCGTTGTGTATGTCATCGCTCGGCTCCCTCGATGACGACATTGTCATCGCGTGCGACGtcaaggcagcggcggcgagaggggggCGGCGAGCGGGCGGGCCCCGCCTcgatccggtggcggcggccgttcCCCGCCTGGATCTAGCAACGGCGGCCGTTCCACGCTCGgatctggcggcggtggcggccgacaCGACTGTGGCAGTGGCAGCCAACGCGACTATGGCGGTAGCAACCGACGCGACTGTGGCGGTGGATGGCGggcttgacggcgacgacggtcaCGGGCTCAGCGGCGGCCGGGGGCGTGCGGtcaggcaggcggcggcgattttcatattttctttttatttttggtttttcTAGTTCCGTGCGGGTGGTATAAtttgaccgcacgggataatcgattattcCATGCGGTTGGGCCACCCGCACAtgaaaatattgatttttcCAGACCCCTGGTTCCGGACGGGGAAAACCTCCACACGGAAAAATCAATTTGACCGCAGGAAAAATCTGTCCTGTAGTAGTGATAATTTTCTTAATGTTCTTAATTCAGGGAAATTGATACTCTCATGTTTTAAGTTTGCCCATGGCAACTAGGATTTTCAATTTCGATTTTGCCATTTCGGGATTTTTGGCATTTTTTGGACTACAATTTTAACACGATTTAAGtgaactagaaaggtagcccgcgcacatgcgTAGGCACCTTCTTATATAATGTGAGTGAAATTTTATTACGAATATTTTTATGCGGGtggatttttattaaaatatcttGTATTATGTcgtaaaataaaattaaacttattttaTGTGCTTTTGACACTGGTTATTCTTTTTATAATTATCCTTGcaaattctaaaataaaattatttaagATCATGCGGTTTTGAATTGATGAGAAAATGTTATGTCAAAACATTGGAGGTGGTTCCTATGAGAAAATTTAGGGTATTTTAACTCGTCAGAAGGATATCATATAACCCCAAAAGAAATCGAATaatatcttttttttgtttgattgtattttaaaattatatatatatatatatatatatatatatatatatatatatatatatatatatatatatatatatatatatatatatatatatatatatatatatatatatatatattcattctaACAGTCCttgtaaaatatttgaatttttttattaaatatggGTTTTAAATTCAGCAACATTTGTTcaattttcaatttattttatgtccatttttattttcttttcctttagATACTTTCATTCTATGAATCATCCTTGAAATGATTTGATATTTGCAATTTGCGATGGAAATATTAGTGCATATAACTTGGCATGGGGTAAAGGCATACGTTCTAAATTTTCTCTCATAAAATATTGAAGTAATGGTCATAGTATATTTAGCTAATCATCACTAAAGTGGATTGTCTTATAACGAATACATGTTTCTAGATTGTTCTACGTCAAAACTTTACAATGTACTATAGCaagtttaacaaaaaaaattaaaaaaaatggacatgGTCTTTAATTCCTATATGGAACTGACTTGATTTATTGCTAAGGCCACTGTAATGTTGTTCTACTGTCAAGATTCCTAGGTACAACCCACATGCTTATCACTATGATGTTTAACCAATCACACTTTTCAACCTGTTGAATATATTGCTAGATGAATACCTGCTATGATTAGTGACTTCATAGATCATATGTGTAATTTGGAAACTATTTGGAAACTATGATTGTCTTTCTTAAAAGTATTTATTTATCTCCTAAAAAGATCATCTAAAAGTATCAAGGTTAATTTGTATAGGTATGTAGCCCTCATATGCATGTTAAGAGAAATTAGTTAAGTTGGCACAAAGTCGTTAGATGCCTAACAGGATATAAGTAATAGATGGAGGTCCATTTGTGTTTTTTTGCCCATATGAATAATTTTAATTGTCAAGGAGataaaaacagagagaaaagaATGGTGCACGTTGTACACAggtagggagggagggaggtttgggatgtttttctaaatgattaatctaacaACCTAAAATAATGTGTCGGATGTTTATGTCGAAACCGATGGTtggatgttttgttttcttaaGAGCATATATAAGATGTGTAATGAACTTTTAACACCGCATGCCgcaaagaaggagggagggaaggagatTTAGGGtgttctttttaaaaatatatatctaatgacctaaaataatgtgtcaATCCATTGAAAATAATGTATCCATCGATTTATGTCAAATACGATGGTTGGAAGttttttcccccaaaatttctaagatttttctttaatttaagaACGTCATATAGCATCTTAAAAGTATTTATAAGATGTTTAATAGATTTTAACACTGCATGGaggtgggagggagggagggaggtttggattgttttcttattaaaaaaacaaatggaTACCGAATGCTTTGTTTGTTTTTAAGATTTTCTtgtattttctttaatttaataGTACCATGTAGCAGCTTAGAAGCATTCGTAGTATGTTTAGAGTGACAAAGCGAGAGCTGCTAGACCTAATAGGTGGAGGTCTATTTGTGGTTTTCTTAATgtcaaaataattttgattttaaTTTGTCATGAAGATAGCTTGTTGATACCTACGTGATGGGGAGATTCCGGATGTGTgctttttttcagaaaaaaagatCTAACCTTCTAAACTAAAATAATGGATCgccgatttaaataaaaattgatgGTCAGATTAGAGTGCCACTTGACAACCTAGGAGTGCTTGTAAGGTGCCACTTGGCGGCTTAGTCGTATTTGTAGGATATTCAATgaacttttattatataatagtctttttttttgaaattgctaagattttatttaatttaagtaTGTCAAATAGTAGCTTAAAGGTGTTTATAAAATGTGTAATGGTTTTTAACACTGCAGCTGggtcgggagggagggagggagagatgttagggattttttttattaaaaaaatctaacaacCTAAAGCCATCAATTTAAGAAGAAATTGAATGTCGGCTGCTTTATATTTTTTGAAGATTTTCTAAGTAGAAATTGAATGTCTGTTGCTTTGTATTTATTAAGATTTTCTACTGTTTTATCTATTTTAATAGCACCACGTAGCGATTTAGAAGTGTTCGTAGGATATTTAAAGTGCCGGAGGGATAGCTGCTAGACCGtctatttgtaatttttttttttgcctataaGAATAGTTTTGATTTTGGTTTCTCATGAAATAGAAAAATAGCGAAGGAAAGACAGAAGGGAAGTACGTACAGTACATACGTACGTTTGTACGTTGGTACCGTATATGTTGGTTTCGgatgtttttttacaaaatagatctaatcataaaaataataagtccaccaatttaagtaaaaatatatggttgtatttctttttatttattagagtgccacttgGCAACTTGAGAGCATTTATAGGATGCCACTTGGCGGTTtgagagtgtttataggaagtttaatagacttttagtatataataatagatagatagaagatctGACTAAACTTTgatcaaattcacaaaaatttgagaaaaataaaaaatttcagtTGAGATAGTGACTAGTCGTGGGGTCCGAAATTACCGAAAATGCAATCAGTGGTTGCAAcacgtggttttttttttgctaacaaTAGTTATTATTGAAAAAATACGTAATTTTCCGATTGTGCACAACACGGTTTCGTCCGTCTTCTGCAGCCCGCTCACTACCCGTCGCCTTCGCGAGCGGTCCGTCTGCCAAGAAGAAGCGTGGCTTCCGCATCCGATTCTTCCCACTTACATCGTCAAGCGATTCCCCGTGTACATCGTCCGCGCATTTGCGCACGACTGTGTCCTAGTATTCtccgaatatatatataaactgaaCAATCAAACATCTCTGAGTCGATGCAATAAACAGATGAGAGAGCTATAGCTAGAAATTAGGCAGTGGTCATTGGAGAATTCCTCTCAGTGGAACGAATGCCAAGCTTTAATTTGGTGCAGCCATACGTGCAGGTGCATATTCGATAGCGAAGTATAGAGACTGTAAAGCTGATTCTCTTCTCTTTGTACaattgatgcaaaaaaaaatgctctgtcatttttaattttacttTGTCTTGTTAACtgttgattttgttttcttGCTTCAAATGCATATATTGGTGCTAACGATAAGGCTGCGATCAAATGCAGTGGCAAATTGGAAACACAGAATATATGACAGGGAACTACCTACTGAGTACGTCCGCTCGATGCTGCCTAATTAAGGTAACAGCGTTCTGAATCTGATTGATTACGTTTCTCTTTAGTCTGTAACTACTTAAACTAGCTACTAGCTGATTAACTAAGCCCTGGATGGATTTCATTAAAGCGGGATTAGATTGAGAATATTTATTTCTGGCATGAGCTGATGTGGATACGAAGCTAATCATATCACATCCAGCTTCACAAAAGAGCAGcttggtgccggttgggaaactaGGCACCTTTACAGTGttctcaaaggtgccggtttagAAACCGGCAACTTTGAGGTTACACGATCCAGAAAAAATAGTTCGATGCATCGGCTCGAATCGAGCTAATGCATTGAACCAGCtctccatcatcatcaacaCCTGTCAACATCATCGCCACCAACCAAACGCAATCAAAATCATCCAAacgcaataaaaaaaatcacaatcatTGAAATCCCCCGGCCTCCCCATCGTCACGTCTTCGATCTAGCTCCCCACCGTCACGGTGGccagcggcggagaggaggctgAGCCCAACtgcggtggggaggagagagccGTGGTGGGGCGCCAGGTGAGAGGGAGACGAGGC is from Oryza sativa Japonica Group chromosome 9, ASM3414082v1 and encodes:
- the LOC4346830 gene encoding S-norcoclaurine synthase 1, translating into MEGFKIINRDIITEATAMAFADPHLQIPDSYVRAGEVPAGEVVGGADDESLELPVVDMARLLDPEHREEEIAWLGSACRSWGFFQLVNHGVDEAVIQKMKDNTVQFFELPLEDMNAVAVRPGGVEGFGHHFRSSTDKLDWTENLIIRTQPVVGINLEFWPSNPPTLRNSVNKYAMEMCLAMRLLGFMARDLGIRPWRQRMALQRYPPCRHPEKVMGIAPHSDGFGLTLLLQVNDTPGLQVSKDGRWRPVRPLPGAFVINVGEILEVLTNGYYKSVFHRVVVDTDKDRVTVVVFQDACIAGVVKPLPELGEQRYHATNRSEYYKGQLKALRRQGEKFVDTLKK